TTACTAATAAGGCCGCAAGAGGGCGTAAAGGGTCTATAGTGGCCATGATCAGGGGTACGCAGGCTGATCAGCTAATCGCTATTTTACAGAAGATTCCCAAACGACGTCGGGACAAGGTACAGGAGGTGACTATCGATATGGCAGCCAGTCTCAACCTGGCAGTTAAACGCTGTTTCCCCAATGCGGACAGAGTAATCGATCGTTTCCATGTACAACAACTGGCTTTTGACGCCGTTCAGGAAATAAGGATACAATATCGCTGGGAAGCGCTGGAGCAGGAAAATGAGGCTTATGACCAGGCTAAAAAGCAGCAGGTTCCTTATTGTCCTGAAGTATTGCCTAATGGAGATACGGTTAAACAACTCCTTGCCCGCAGCCGGTATTTATTGTTTAAGCACTCCCGATTATGGACAAGGGAACAGCAGCAAAGGGCTCAGCTATTATTTAATCGGTATCCGATTATCCAAAAGGCTTATCAGTTATCCCTACGACTGGGTGAAGTATTTCGACAATGTAAGAGTAAACAGGAGGCTTTTAAAAAGCTGGCTCTGTGGTATAACGATGTGGAAAATACAGGCCTGGCGTCATTCAGAACCCTTTCCAGAACCATCCAAACCCACTATCTCGGGATACTCAACTTCTTCAATAACAGAGCCACAAACGCTTCTGCCGAATCCTTTAATGCTAAGATAAAATCGTTCAGGAATGCAATGAGAGGTGTCAGAGACGTAGAATTCTTTCTCTTCAGGCTGAATAAATTGTATGCGTAGACATTCAATCCCTCAACTTTTCAACTTGATCCGAATGTCTTGCTTGAGTTGATTAGCAGGACTGGAAAGGATTTGAACGGGCCTAAAAAGGAAAAGGTTGGAGATATCTCCAACCTTTCCGCTCTTGTGCCCAGAACTGGATTCGAACCAGCACACCGTTGCCGGCGCTGCGACCTGAACACAGTGCGTCTACCAATTTCGCCATCTGGGCATCATTCCTTTTGTGTCAGGGAGTGCAAAGGTAAACAAGTTGATTTAATTTCCAAATTTTTGTTGCCGTGCG
This genomic interval from Chitinophaga horti contains the following:
- a CDS encoding ISAon1 family transposase; amino-acid sequence: MDKYPISPLQLGHFFQVDGKQLQQQYKNHLSGFHQWTQKQHCAEWMLFEDNIGPFLSIDETAFSSGELYTIVTNKAARGRKGSIVAMIRGTQADQLIAILQKIPKRRRDKVQEVTIDMAASLNLAVKRCFPNADRVIDRFHVQQLAFDAVQEIRIQYRWEALEQENEAYDQAKKQQVPYCPEVLPNGDTVKQLLARSRYLLFKHSRLWTREQQQRAQLLFNRYPIIQKAYQLSLRLGEVFRQCKSKQEAFKKLALWYNDVENTGLASFRTLSRTIQTHYLGILNFFNNRATNASAESFNAKIKSFRNAMRGVRDVEFFLFRLNKLYA